One segment of Lytechinus variegatus isolate NC3 chromosome 13, Lvar_3.0, whole genome shotgun sequence DNA contains the following:
- the LOC121426876 gene encoding P2X purinoceptor 7-like has translation MEGPRPYDFEPQYSAEEIAQRAEARRRLRTVSSSESDSDGTGDVEPPPPPPDRLDNNDWCSCGNCAVMPTQMECICCHEIGNCRQFLSPSVNCVRDYEDFSKVCLERAVLRTALVARLDKRGHRGNLPRILENESYRYSAYRLFTYWIHGLLGRGVRKVIPSCAVLKIHSIYPAADGVYTGFSIGDDGEQQVVPEHFAI, from the exons atggAAGGCCCGAGACCCTACGACTTCGAGCCGCAATACTCGGCCGAGGAAATCGCTCAACGAGCAGAGGCACGTCGCCGTCTGCGCACGGTCAGCAGCAGCGAGAGTGACAGTGACGGAACCGGCGATGTTGagccaccgccaccaccaccagaTAGACTGGACAACAATGACTGGTGCAGTTGTGGAAATTGTGCAGTGATGCCAACACAAATGGAGTGCATATGTTGCCACGAGATAGGAAACTGCCGGCAATTTTTGTCTCCATCTGTGAACTGTGTTCGAGACTATGaagatttttcaaaagtttgtttGGAGCGTGCGGTGTTGAGAACTGCGCTTGTTGCCCGCCTGGACAAGCGAGGTCACAGAGGCAATTTGCCAAGGATCCTAGAAAATGA ATCCTACAGATACTCTGCATATCGTCTCTTTACCTATTGGATTCATGGTCTTCTGGGAAGGGGTGTGAGGAAGGTGATACCATCTTGCGCCGTCTTGAAAATTCATTCCATCTACCCAGCAGCGGACGGTGTTTACACAGGATTTAGTATTGGCGATGATGGTGAGCAGCAGGTGGTTCCAGAACACTTCGCCATATGA